A genomic window from Methylorubrum extorquens includes:
- a CDS encoding 2Fe-2S iron-sulfur cluster-binding protein: MPKITYVDHAGTARTIDGQVGSTVMETAIRNNVPGIDAECGGACACATCHVYVDEAWAEKVGPAEPMEQDMLDFASDVRATSRLCCQIRVTPELDGLVVTTPARQG; encoded by the coding sequence ATGCCCAAGATCACCTACGTCGATCACGCCGGCACGGCCCGCACGATCGACGGTCAGGTCGGCTCGACCGTCATGGAGACGGCGATCCGCAACAACGTTCCGGGCATCGATGCCGAGTGCGGCGGGGCCTGCGCCTGCGCGACCTGCCACGTCTACGTCGACGAGGCCTGGGCCGAAAAGGTCGGGCCGGCGGAGCCGATGGAGCAGGACATGCTCGACTTCGCCTCCGACGTGCGCGCGACCTCGCGCCTGTGCTGCCAGATCCGCGTGACGCCCGAACTCGACGGCCTTGTCGTGACGACCCCGGCCCGCCAGGGCTGA
- a CDS encoding vWA domain-containing protein — translation MLLQFFTGLREARVPVSLREYLTLLQAMERDLADKRVEEFYFLARTVLVKDESNLDRFDRVFASVFKGLETLGEAVEPAAIPEEWLRKLAEKYLSEDEKAELKALGWDKLFETLKQRLAEQKERHQGGSKWIGTGGTSPFGAYGYNPEGIRIGQDGNRNFRAVKVWDRREFKDLDDSRELGTRSMRVALRRLRRFARTGAADELDLDGTIRESARKGFIDVRLRPERRNAVKVLLFLDVGGSMDWHVELAEELFSAARSEFKHFAHFYFHNCPYEAVWTENHRRHDERIPLLDVIRTYPSDYRVVFVGDASMSPYEIAHPGGSVEHWNEEAGDVWLGRVLAHFPKAVWLNPIPAEHWAHTHSIGMVRRIFSQRMFPLTLEGLDGAMRALLR, via the coding sequence GGAGTTCTACTTCCTCGCCCGCACCGTGCTGGTGAAGGACGAGTCCAACCTCGACCGGTTCGACCGGGTGTTCGCCTCGGTCTTCAAAGGGCTGGAAACGCTGGGCGAGGCGGTCGAACCCGCCGCCATCCCCGAGGAATGGCTGCGCAAGCTCGCCGAGAAGTATCTCTCCGAGGATGAGAAGGCCGAGTTGAAGGCGCTGGGCTGGGACAAGCTGTTCGAGACGTTGAAACAGCGCCTCGCCGAACAGAAGGAGCGCCATCAGGGCGGGTCGAAATGGATCGGAACCGGAGGCACCTCACCCTTCGGCGCCTACGGCTACAATCCGGAGGGAATCCGTATCGGCCAGGACGGCAACCGCAACTTCCGTGCGGTCAAGGTCTGGGACCGGCGCGAGTTCAAGGATCTCGACGATTCACGCGAACTCGGCACCCGCTCCATGCGGGTGGCGCTCCGCCGCCTGCGCCGCTTCGCCCGCACGGGGGCGGCCGACGAACTCGACCTCGACGGCACCATCCGCGAGAGCGCCCGCAAGGGCTTCATCGACGTGCGGCTGCGCCCGGAGCGGCGCAACGCAGTGAAGGTGTTGCTCTTCCTCGATGTCGGCGGATCGATGGACTGGCATGTCGAGTTGGCCGAGGAGCTGTTCTCGGCCGCGCGCTCCGAGTTCAAGCACTTCGCGCATTTCTACTTCCACAACTGTCCCTACGAGGCGGTGTGGACCGAGAACCACCGCCGCCACGACGAGCGTATCCCGCTCCTCGACGTGATCCGTACCTATCCCTCCGACTACCGCGTGGTGTTCGTGGGCGACGCCTCCATGAGCCCCTACGAGATCGCCCATCCCGGCGGTTCGGTGGAGCATTGGAACGAGGAGGCGGGCGATGTCTGGCTCGGCCGTGTGCTCGCTCACTTCCCGAAGGCGGTCTGGCTCAACCCCATTCCGGCCGAGCACTGGGCCCACACCCACTCCATCGGCATGGTCCGCCGGATCTTTTCGCAGCGGATGTTCCCGCTGACGCTTGAAGGGCTGGACGGAGCGATGCGGGCGCTGCTGCGGTAG
- a CDS encoding Hpt domain-containing protein, which translates to MDLEIQRAPLLDRAHLDAQTFGDADLAREVLSLFEDQCRRLLPALAAASRPAEERADLAHTLKGAALGVGAMRVAETSGAVETGLREATTRAGDAADLQALRSAVAETLDALAALDRAM; encoded by the coding sequence GTGGACCTCGAGATACAGCGTGCGCCCCTGCTCGACCGTGCCCACCTCGATGCGCAGACCTTCGGCGATGCCGACCTCGCGCGCGAGGTGTTGAGCCTGTTCGAGGATCAGTGCCGCCGGCTCCTGCCGGCGCTGGCGGCGGCGAGCCGTCCGGCCGAGGAGCGGGCCGACCTCGCCCACACCCTCAAGGGTGCGGCTCTCGGGGTCGGAGCGATGCGGGTGGCCGAGACGAGCGGCGCCGTCGAGACCGGGTTGCGCGAGGCGACCACGCGCGCTGGAGACGCGGCCGACCTCCAGGCGCTCCGGAGCGCCGTCGCCGAGACGCTGGACGCGCTCGCCGCCCTCGACCGGGCGATGTGA